A window of Ignavibacterium sp. contains these coding sequences:
- a CDS encoding lipocalin family protein, which yields MIKYFLIVMFAMNIFAQQKELKTVDYVDLKKYAGLWYEVAKIPNRFQSQCVKGTTARYTLKENGEIEVVNSCFDEDGDLDKTEGVARVVDKKSNAKLEVSFFSILGWRPVWGDYWIIGLDENYQWAIVGTPTRKYGWILARQPKLDNETLEKIYSILKEQGYNPQDFK from the coding sequence ATGATTAAATATTTTTTAATTGTAATGTTTGCAATGAATATCTTCGCACAACAAAAAGAACTGAAAACAGTTGATTATGTTGATTTGAAAAAATATGCCGGGCTTTGGTATGAAGTAGCAAAAATTCCAAATCGTTTTCAAAGTCAATGTGTTAAAGGAACAACAGCCAGATACACACTTAAAGAAAACGGAGAGATTGAAGTAGTTAACTCTTGTTTTGATGAAGATGGAGATTTGGATAAAACAGAAGGCGTTGCAAGAGTTGTTGATAAGAAATCAAATGCAAAGCTCGAAGTAAGTTTTTTCAGCATACTCGGATGGCGACCTGTTTGGGGCGATTATTGGATAATCGGACTTGATGAAAATTATCAGTGGGCAATTGTTGGAACTCCGACCAGAAAGTACGGCTGGATATTAGCCCGTCAGCCAAAACTAGATAACGAGACTCTGGAAAAAATATATTCAATTCTGAAAGAACAAGGATATAATCCACAGGACTTTAAGTGA